A DNA window from Vigna angularis cultivar LongXiaoDou No.4 chromosome 1, ASM1680809v1, whole genome shotgun sequence contains the following coding sequences:
- the LOC108321418 gene encoding potassium transporter 6, whose amino-acid sequence MDLERGILQNSSKGKESWKTVLTLAYQSLGVVYGEISTSPLYVYRNTFAEDIGHSETNEEIYGVLSLVFWTLTLVPLVKYVFIVLKADDNGEGGTFALYSLLCRHAKVGLLPNCQLADEELSEYKKNSCGVAAERSLASTLKTLLERHKVLQRILLVLALLGTCMVIGVGVLKPAISVFSAVSGLELSMSKEHHRYVEVPSACIILIGLFALQRYGTNRVGFLFAPIVCVWLFCISAIGLYNIIYWNPHVYKALSPYYVFQFLKKTRRGGWMALGGILLCITGSEAMFAGLGHFSQLSIKIAFTSLVYPSLVLAYMGQAAYFSRHHDVEQEYHFGFYVSVPEKLRWPVLVIAILAAVVGSQSIITGTFSIIRQCSALSCFPRVKVVHTSSKIHGQVYIPEINWLLMLLCLAVTVGFRDTKLMGNASGLAVVSVMLVTSCLMSVVIVICWHKNVLLAVGFVLFFGSIEALFFSASVMKFFEGAWVPVALAFVFLSVMCVWHYGTLKKYEFDVQNKVSISWLLSLGPSLGFARVRGIGLVHTELVSGIPAIFSHFVTNLPAFHQVLVFLCIKHVPVPHVRAEERFLVGRVGPRDFRIYRCIVRYGYHDVHKDDNEFEKDLVCSIAKFIQAGSGGSNSSNDEAEKGGNMTVVGSCSTSHSLLVSEKDEVDVELDESSESEKVMKRKKRVRFIVPESSKIDTAAIEELKELMEAREVGVAYILGQSYMRVKAGSSMLKKLVINFGYEFLRKNSREPSSLLCAPHASSLEVGMMYHV is encoded by the exons ATGGATCTGGAACGTGGGATTCTTCAAAACTCTTCTAAG ggGAAAGAATCATGGAAAACTGTTCTGACTCTGGCATATCAGAGTCTTGGAGTTGTGTATGGGGAGATAAGCACTTCTCCGCTCTACGTGTACAGGAACACCTTTGCTGAAGATATTGGTCACTCTGAGACCAATGAAGAGATTTATGGTGTTTTGTCTTTGGTGTTCTGGACTCTTACATTGGTGCCTTTGGTGAAGTATGTGTTCATAGTGCTGAAAGCTGATGACAATGGTGAAGGTGGCACGTTTGCACTGTACTCATTGCTGTGTCGCCATGCCAAAGTTGGCTTGTTGCCTAATTGCCAATTGGCAGATGAGGAGCTCTCGGAGTACAAGAAGAATAGCTGTGGTGTGGCAGCAGAGAGAAGCCTTGCCTCCACGCTCAAGACCTTGTTGGAGAGGCACAAGGTCTTGCAGAGGATTTTGCTGGTGCTTGCTTTGTTAGGGACTTGCATGGTGATTGGTGTTGGAGTCCTTAAACCTGCTATTTCTG TTTTCTCGGCTGTGTCTGGACTAGAGCTTTCAATGTCCAAGGAGCATCACAGAT ATGTAGAAGTTCCAAGTGCATGTATCATATTAATTGGCTTGTTTGCCCTTCAACGTTATGGCACAAACAGGGTTGGCTTCTTGTTTGCTCCCATAGTTTGTGTGTGGCTATTCTGCATCAGTGCCATTGGTCTATACAACATCATTTACTGGAACCCTCATGTGTACAAAGCACTCTCTCCATATTATGTTTTCCAATTTTTAAAGAAGACTAGAAGAGGAGGATGGATGGCCCTTGGTGGAATTTTGCTCTGCATAACAG GATCAGAAGCCATGTTTGCTGGTCTCGGGCACTTCTCTCAGCTATCAATCAAG ATTGCTTTCACCTCTTTGGTTTATCCATCTCTTGTTCTCGCTTATATGGGGCAAGCTGCTTATTTTTCTAGACATCACGATGTTGAGCAAGAGTATCACTTTGGCTTTTACGTATCTGTACCAG AGAAATTGAGATGGCCTGTTCTGGTGATAGCCATTCTTGCTGCAGTTGTGGGAAGCCAATCCATCATCACTGGAACTTTCTCAATCATCAGGCAATGCTCTGCATTGAGTTGCTTCCCTAGAGTAAAAGTGGTTCACACTTCATCCAAAATCCATGGACAAGTATATATCCCTGAGATCAATTGGTTGTTGATGCTCTTGTGTTTGGCTGTAACTGTTGGCTTCAGAGACACAAAGCTTATGGGTAATGCATCAG GTTTGGCAGTTGTCTCGGTGATGCTAGTCACCTCTTGTTTGATGTCAGTGGTTATCGTAATCTGCTGGCACAAGAATGTTCTGCTTGCAGTTGGGTTTGTTCTCTTTTTTGGCTCCATTGAGGCTCTCTTCTTCTCAGCTTCTGTGATGAAGTTCTTTGAAGGAGCATGGGTGCCAGTTGCTTTGGCATTTGTGTTTCTTTCTGTGATGTGTGTGTGGCACTATGGCACTCTCAAAAAgtatgaatttgatgttcaaaaCAAGGTTTCAATCAGCTGGTTACTCAGCCTTGGCCCTAGCTTAGGCTTTGCAAGAGTACGTGGGATTGGCCTTGTGCACACTGAACTAGTATCTGGAATTCCTGCTATTTTCTCCCACTTTGTGACCAACCTACCAGCATTCCACCAAGTCCTTGTTTTCCTATGCATCAAGCATGTGCCAGTTCCACATGTTAGAGCCGAGGAAAGGTTTCTAGTTGGTCGTGTAGGTCCGAGAGATTTCAGAATCTACAGGTGCATAGTGAGATATGGATACCATGATGTCCACAAAGATGATAATGAGTTTGAAAAAGACCTTGTGTGCAGCATAGCAAAGTTCATACAAGCAGGAAGTGGTGGAAGCAACTCTTCAAATGATGAGGCTGAAAAGGGTGGAAACATGACAGTGGTTGGAAGCTGTTCTACTAGCCACTCCCTTTTggtgagtgagaaagatgaggTTGATGTGGAGTTGGATGAGAGCTCAGAATCAGAGAAGGTGATGAAACGAAAGAAAAGGGTGAGATTCATTGTGCCCGAGAGTTCAAAGATTGATACTGCTGCAATAGAGGAGTTGAAAGAGCTTATGGAAGCTAGGGAAGTTGGAGTGGCCTACATTTTAGGACAGTCCTACATGAGAGTTAAAGCAGGGTCCAGCATGCTGAAGAAGTTGGTTATAAATTTTGGGTATGAATTCTTGAGGAAAAATAGCAGGGAACCTTCCTCTCTACTTTGTGCTCCTCATGCATCATCTTTGGAAGTTGGGATGATGTATCATGTTTAA